One window from the genome of Pelodictyon luteolum DSM 273 encodes:
- the trxB gene encoding thioredoxin-disulfide reductase: protein MEGDVRDIVIIGTGPAGYTAAIYTGRANLKPLVIDGYQPGGQLMITSEIENFPGFPEGIQGPELMQRMRDQATKFNAEFKFGSVTEADLSRRPFSLTLEDGSEILTRALIIATGANAKWLGIESEDRYRGRGVSACATCDGFFFRDSTVFVIGGGDTAMEEALYLTKFASRVVLVHRREEFRASKIMSLRASKNPKIDTMLNVVVDEILGDGQKVTGIRLKNVKTGELEEHACDGVFMAIGHAPNAKMFEGQLDIDDYGYILTKKSSTETSVQGVFACGDVQDFIYRQAVTAVGTGCMAAVDAERYLETIR from the coding sequence ATGGAAGGAGACGTCCGTGATATCGTCATCATCGGTACCGGTCCTGCCGGCTATACCGCAGCCATATACACCGGCAGAGCGAACCTCAAGCCCCTCGTCATCGATGGGTACCAGCCCGGCGGCCAGCTGATGATCACCTCGGAAATCGAGAACTTTCCCGGGTTCCCCGAGGGGATCCAGGGACCCGAACTGATGCAGCGGATGCGCGATCAGGCGACGAAGTTCAATGCGGAATTCAAGTTCGGCAGCGTGACGGAAGCCGACCTTTCCCGTCGTCCATTTTCGCTTACCCTTGAGGACGGCAGCGAGATTCTGACACGCGCCCTCATCATCGCCACCGGTGCCAACGCCAAATGGCTCGGCATTGAGTCGGAAGACCGCTACCGAGGACGCGGGGTCTCGGCCTGCGCCACCTGTGACGGTTTCTTTTTCCGTGACAGCACGGTGTTCGTGATCGGCGGAGGAGATACTGCGATGGAAGAGGCGCTCTATCTCACCAAGTTCGCTTCGAGGGTTGTGCTCGTGCACCGGCGTGAAGAGTTCCGTGCATCGAAGATCATGAGCCTGCGTGCCAGCAAGAACCCGAAAATCGACACCATGCTGAACGTTGTTGTCGACGAGATTCTGGGTGACGGACAGAAGGTAACCGGCATCAGGCTGAAGAACGTGAAAACCGGGGAGCTTGAAGAGCATGCATGCGATGGGGTATTCATGGCTATCGGCCATGCGCCCAATGCGAAAATGTTCGAGGGCCAGCTCGATATCGACGACTATGGCTACATCCTAACGAAGAAATCTTCCACTGAAACAAGCGTTCAGGGCGTATTCGCCTGCGGCGATGTACAGGACTTCATCTACCGCCAGGCCGTTACCGCGGTCGGAACGGGGTGCATGGCTGCTGTGGACGCTGAGCGGTATCTGGAAACGATCCGCTGA
- a CDS encoding NUDIX hydrolase, which produces MTGSVSMEAGRHEGASIIIHDGRGSVLLFLRDNIPAIPYPGMWDLPGGHIEPGETPYECIVREMLEEIETDVRECGLFRAYPFSDRKEHVFVIQRELRVRETVLHEGQMLRWFTKRETEETALAYGFNRVLREWFEEFSGSFPDTAQRPQQPCTPFRPR; this is translated from the coding sequence ATGACCGGAAGCGTAAGCATGGAGGCCGGAAGGCATGAGGGAGCGAGCATCATCATCCATGATGGCCGCGGCTCTGTCCTGCTGTTTTTACGCGACAATATACCCGCCATACCCTACCCCGGCATGTGGGACCTTCCCGGCGGACATATCGAACCGGGAGAGACCCCATACGAATGCATCGTAAGGGAAATGCTGGAGGAGATAGAAACGGACGTCAGGGAGTGCGGACTCTTCAGGGCCTACCCTTTCAGCGACCGGAAGGAACATGTCTTTGTGATCCAGCGAGAACTGAGGGTCCGGGAAACTGTGCTGCACGAAGGCCAGATGCTCCGCTGGTTCACGAAAAGAGAAACGGAGGAGACCGCACTTGCGTACGGGTTCAACCGTGTGCTCAGAGAGTGGTTCGAAGAGTTCAGCGGATCGTTTCCAGATACCGCTCAGCGTCCACAGCAGCCATGCACCCCGTTCCGACCGCGGTAA
- the trmH gene encoding tRNA (guanosine(18)-2'-O)-methyltransferase TrmH: MIDSERFRQIRSMLRRRQPDLTVVMDNVNKPHNLSALIRSCDAVGIHDLHAVSKQRSIHTRQHAAAGSSRWTRLHLWHEIKEPCSALRREGMQLLAATNVAAAVDFREIDYTLPTAVILGAEWDGVSKEAIGEADRTIMVQTHGMVESLNVSVAAAVILFEAERQRSLNGMYRELRMEEEQYRRLLFELSYPRLAEQLTLKKLPYPALDEDGGIFPLEM, from the coding sequence TTGATTGACAGCGAACGATTCAGGCAAATCAGGAGCATGCTCCGCCGCCGCCAACCGGACCTGACGGTGGTCATGGACAATGTCAACAAACCCCACAACCTCTCCGCCCTCATCAGGAGCTGCGATGCCGTCGGCATCCACGACCTGCACGCCGTTTCGAAACAGCGATCCATCCATACCCGGCAGCATGCCGCAGCGGGCTCAAGCCGCTGGACCCGGCTGCACCTCTGGCATGAGATCAAGGAGCCCTGCAGTGCTCTCCGCCGGGAGGGCATGCAGCTGCTTGCGGCAACCAACGTTGCGGCAGCCGTTGACTTCAGGGAGATCGATTACACCCTCCCGACCGCCGTAATCCTCGGTGCGGAATGGGACGGGGTATCGAAGGAGGCCATAGGAGAGGCCGACCGGACGATCATGGTACAGACGCACGGGATGGTGGAGTCGCTGAACGTCTCGGTGGCAGCTGCAGTGATCCTCTTCGAAGCAGAACGACAGCGTAGCCTGAATGGAATGTACAGGGAACTCCGGATGGAAGAGGAACAATACCGGAGGCTGCTCTTCGAGCTATCCTACCCCCGCCTTGCCGAGCAGCTCACCCTAAAAAAGCTCCCCTACCCCGCACTTGATGAGGACGGCGGCATATTCCCCTTGGAGATGTAG
- the trxA gene encoding thioredoxin, producing MSGKYLVATDQNFKAEVLESGKVALVDFWAAWCGPCMMLGPVIEELAGDYEGKAVIAKVNVDDNPNTAAQYGIRSIPTMLVFKNGQVVDQMVGAMPKNMIAKKIDEHIG from the coding sequence ATGAGCGGAAAATATCTCGTGGCTACCGACCAGAACTTCAAGGCTGAAGTCCTCGAGTCGGGCAAGGTTGCACTCGTTGACTTCTGGGCTGCATGGTGCGGACCCTGCATGATGCTCGGACCTGTCATCGAAGAGCTTGCAGGCGACTACGAAGGCAAGGCTGTCATTGCCAAGGTCAATGTCGATGATAACCCCAATACGGCTGCCCAGTACGGCATCCGCAGCATCCCGACCATGCTGGTGTTCAAGAACGGCCAGGTTGTCGACCAGATGGTTGGCGCCATGCCGAAGAACATGATCGCAAAGAAAATCGACGAGCATATCGGCTGA
- a CDS encoding sigma-54-dependent transcriptional regulator, which translates to MALQKQPKTVLVADDSSVIRTLMQHLLKKLGYRAITAENGTSCIRTLEEEPVDVLLLDLNMPEKDGMEVLSWVREQGMTLPVIIITALEDVSQAVQCMKMGAYEYLTKPVENERLEIILRNALSESCLKEKVAVLEKELIAKDLFREIRGNSPALRRSIDQAMQVMETDMNVLLNGESGTGKELFAKAIHHGSRRKGGPFVTINCAAISSELAESLLFGHTKGAFTGATADHAGYFEQADGGTIFLDEIGDMSLDIQAKVLRALQEKKIRRVGEKKERAVDFRLVSATHRDFSQSITDKSFRADLYYRLEEYPLYIPPLRERQEDIIPLAEHFLQEFCKANGLDTPVIAPEALLSLQSHPWPGNVRELQNIIRRAVLTAGEGRIASFMPQGSQQKSTPQPSSLPISVPAETTPTSAPVKPERGTENQAILKDIELQAIVDTYRECGGNQSRTAELLGISRSTLIRKMKRHGLTRSVSIAPADRKSD; encoded by the coding sequence ATGGCGCTACAAAAGCAACCTAAAACCGTCCTTGTTGCCGACGACAGTTCGGTCATCAGGACCCTGATGCAGCATCTCCTGAAAAAGCTCGGCTACCGGGCAATCACGGCAGAGAACGGCACCAGCTGCATCAGAACTCTTGAAGAGGAGCCCGTCGATGTGCTCCTGCTTGACTTGAACATGCCCGAAAAGGACGGAATGGAGGTGCTTTCCTGGGTTCGGGAACAGGGGATGACACTGCCGGTGATCATCATCACCGCTCTTGAGGACGTGAGTCAGGCAGTGCAGTGCATGAAAATGGGGGCATATGAATACCTGACGAAGCCAGTGGAAAACGAACGGCTTGAAATCATCCTCCGCAATGCCCTCTCGGAATCATGCCTCAAAGAAAAGGTTGCCGTTCTTGAAAAGGAGCTCATAGCCAAGGACCTCTTCCGTGAGATCCGCGGAAACAGCCCTGCACTCCGCCGCTCTATCGACCAGGCGATGCAGGTGATGGAAACAGACATGAACGTACTTCTGAACGGCGAAAGCGGCACCGGCAAGGAACTGTTCGCCAAGGCCATCCACCACGGAAGCAGGCGCAAAGGCGGACCGTTCGTCACCATCAACTGCGCGGCGATTTCGAGCGAACTGGCCGAAAGCCTGCTGTTCGGGCATACGAAGGGGGCCTTCACCGGCGCAACCGCCGATCATGCCGGGTACTTCGAACAGGCTGACGGCGGCACCATCTTCCTTGATGAGATCGGAGACATGAGCCTCGATATCCAGGCCAAGGTCCTGCGTGCGCTCCAGGAAAAAAAGATCCGGCGGGTTGGAGAAAAGAAGGAGCGGGCGGTCGACTTCCGGCTGGTGTCAGCCACCCACCGGGATTTCTCACAATCCATCACCGACAAGAGCTTCCGTGCTGATCTCTACTACCGGCTGGAAGAGTACCCGCTCTATATTCCTCCGCTCAGGGAACGGCAGGAGGACATCATACCGCTCGCCGAACATTTCCTTCAGGAATTCTGTAAGGCCAACGGCCTCGACACTCCGGTCATTGCTCCCGAAGCCCTTCTTTCGCTGCAGTCGCACCCCTGGCCGGGCAACGTCCGCGAACTGCAGAACATCATCCGCCGCGCTGTACTGACTGCCGGAGAGGGCAGGATTGCATCCTTCATGCCGCAGGGATCGCAACAGAAGAGCACACCGCAACCCTCATCCCTGCCGATCTCTGTTCCGGCAGAGACCACCCCGACATCCGCACCGGTAAAGCCGGAGAGGGGAACTGAAAATCAGGCGATTCTCAAAGACATCGAGCTGCAGGCCATCGTCGACACCTACCGGGAGTGCGGCGGCAACCAGAGCAGGACCGCCGAACTTCTCGGCATCAGCCGTTCCACCCTCATCAGGAAAATGAAGCGCCACGGACTCACAAGGAGTGTTTCCATCGCACCGGCTGACAGGAAAAGTGATTGA
- a CDS encoding PHP domain-containing protein, with product MDWLYCDFHIHTRWSDGELSLQDVVELYGSTGFDVIAITDHVLDTASFQLPGPHCSVPPERFSEYLHELWEASRVAWERWNMLLIPGIELTNNTSKYHILALDVKEFISPDLPVEPLLREIRRQGAVSVACHPYVRNHSGEAPSEHLWNNHEEYATMFDAWEVANRDDLFNVVGLKKFNYIANSDFHEEKHLRSWKTLLRCRGNVEAVKEAIRTNAAVSLFLYRGGPLKGTGSVRVCR from the coding sequence ATGGACTGGCTCTACTGTGATTTCCATATCCATACACGCTGGAGCGATGGCGAGCTTTCGCTTCAGGATGTGGTCGAACTGTACGGCAGCACCGGCTTCGACGTGATTGCCATTACCGACCATGTGCTTGACACCGCGAGCTTCCAGCTGCCCGGTCCGCACTGCAGCGTGCCACCCGAACGGTTCAGCGAGTACCTGCACGAACTCTGGGAGGCCTCCCGGGTTGCCTGGGAGCGATGGAACATGCTGCTCATCCCCGGCATTGAGCTTACCAACAACACCTCGAAATACCACATCCTCGCCCTCGACGTAAAGGAATTCATAAGCCCCGACCTTCCGGTGGAGCCCTTGCTCCGGGAGATCCGCCGGCAGGGGGCCGTGTCGGTTGCCTGCCACCCGTATGTCCGGAACCACTCGGGTGAAGCGCCTTCCGAGCATCTTTGGAACAATCATGAAGAATACGCCACCATGTTCGACGCATGGGAGGTCGCAAACCGTGATGACCTGTTTAATGTTGTGGGGTTGAAAAAATTTAACTATATCGCTAACTCCGACTTCCACGAGGAGAAACACCTTCGCTCATGGAAGACCCTCCTGCGATGCCGCGGCAATGTCGAAGCGGTCAAAGAGGCGATCCGGACCAACGCCGCAGTTTCGCTTTTCCTGTACAGGGGAGGACCGCTCAAAGGGACGGGTTCTGTCAGGGTATGCAGATGA